In a single window of the Desulfovibrio mangrovi genome:
- a CDS encoding DUF169 domain-containing protein — MQQNDIDTTVTERLPQFLARLGIAEMPMGLVYTDTEPQEGFSPEPLERPTPEREQRGEVNWQAVFGGFSCVMGNIWRARKKRTTAWFSADRYGCPGGSFFLGFHSPQTETIIHYVSTGIPNFSEGERYCESPEALRRIFAITDPRPAPKPFCVIKPLDQFGPDEQPELVLCFSRPEPLCGLHQLATFVTNDPEVVASPWSAACGGAITWPLRYMERGEPRAVLGGWDPSARKFLKTDELFMSLPYPLFRGMVLRAPESFLMTHTWDTVLKKAERSTRTWGESPA, encoded by the coding sequence ATGCAGCAGAACGACATCGACACAACGGTGACCGAACGCCTTCCGCAGTTTCTTGCCCGGCTGGGCATAGCCGAGATGCCCATGGGACTCGTCTATACCGATACGGAGCCGCAGGAAGGCTTTTCTCCCGAACCGCTGGAACGCCCCACGCCTGAGCGCGAACAGCGCGGAGAAGTTAACTGGCAGGCCGTATTCGGGGGATTCTCCTGCGTCATGGGCAACATCTGGCGAGCCCGCAAGAAACGCACTACCGCATGGTTCTCCGCCGACCGCTACGGCTGCCCGGGAGGTTCATTCTTTCTCGGGTTCCACTCCCCGCAGACGGAGACCATCATCCATTATGTCTCCACGGGAATTCCCAACTTCTCGGAGGGCGAACGCTATTGCGAATCCCCGGAAGCGCTTCGCCGCATTTTTGCCATTACCGATCCGCGCCCCGCACCCAAACCTTTCTGTGTCATCAAGCCGCTGGATCAGTTCGGCCCCGATGAACAACCGGAACTGGTGCTCTGCTTCTCGCGTCCGGAGCCGCTATGCGGTCTGCATCAGCTTGCAACCTTCGTCACTAATGATCCCGAGGTGGTTGCCTCGCCATGGAGCGCCGCATGCGGCGGCGCCATTACGTGGCCCCTGCGCTACATGGAACGGGGAGAACCACGGGCCGTGCTCGGCGGCTGGGACCCTTCCGCCCGCAAGTTCCTGAAGACGGACGAGCTGTTCATGTCCCTGCCCTACCCGTTGTTTCGCGGCATGGTGCTGCGTGCGCCGGAATCCTTCCTCATGACCCACACGTGGGACACCGTGCTGAAGAAGGCCGAACGAAGCACCCGCACATGGGGCGAATCTCCGGCATAA
- a CDS encoding MarR family winged helix-turn-helix transcriptional regulator, with protein sequence MIPRHTPEADEFTRLLLATFRLNGRLIAAGDSLTKPFGLTSALWQAMGPLATRPLPVPRIADAMGLTRQSVQRSVNVLFERGLVSFAANPAHKRAKLVMLTTKGEETLAAIHAKQVEWANSIAHGLDPVGLHNNANLLESLVERLERSTP encoded by the coding sequence ATGATACCCAGACACACACCCGAAGCCGATGAATTCACCCGCCTGCTGCTTGCCACCTTCAGACTCAACGGAAGGCTGATCGCGGCAGGCGATTCGTTGACCAAGCCATTCGGCCTTACCAGCGCCCTGTGGCAGGCCATGGGGCCGCTGGCCACCAGACCGCTGCCCGTTCCACGCATAGCGGACGCCATGGGACTCACCCGCCAAAGTGTCCAGCGTTCGGTGAACGTTCTCTTTGAACGCGGGCTGGTCTCCTTTGCCGCCAATCCGGCGCACAAGCGGGCCAAGCTGGTCATGCTTACCACCAAGGGCGAAGAAACACTGGCCGCAATACACGCAAAGCAGGTAGAATGGGCCAACAGTATTGCCCACGGCCTTGATCCCGTGGGGCTGCACAACAACGCCAACCTTCTTGAATCACTGGTGGAACGGCTGGAACGCTCCACCCCCTGA
- the thiL gene encoding thiamine-phosphate kinase: MSRFTSEAAFLVCIDRHFPNKHPHMIRGRGDDCAVLACPERMSLSSDLFIEGVHFRCSYFSPADVGYKSLAVNLSDLAAAGAVPLGFSLGLMVPTGGGEEQAAASAQSGEGSASMGAEAYWDAFFEGMAELAREHNVALTGGDLSKSPMLGVSVSVWGGPAEAEGVAAPFLHRSVAQAGDCIFIVGEFGLARTGFMALESMGRDAENLYPAAVQAHLRPVPRVAEGQAIARFAAAKGESGRIGLMDISDGLARDLPRLIGADKESGLSVELEIPEEAVHEEVASYCLANDLHVLEQATLGGEDYALIGSCPAAWLDELCDAVPGVRVLGKVAEGEVHMLNGLPWEPKGFDHFG; encoded by the coding sequence ATGAGCCGTTTCACTTCCGAAGCCGCCTTTCTCGTCTGCATCGACCGCCATTTTCCCAACAAGCACCCCCACATGATACGCGGGCGCGGCGATGACTGCGCCGTGCTGGCCTGCCCTGAACGCATGAGCCTTTCCAGCGACCTGTTTATTGAAGGGGTGCACTTCCGTTGCAGTTACTTTTCTCCGGCGGATGTCGGCTACAAGTCCCTTGCCGTGAACCTGAGTGATCTCGCGGCGGCCGGTGCCGTGCCGCTGGGCTTCAGCCTTGGTCTCATGGTGCCTACCGGTGGCGGAGAGGAGCAGGCAGCTGCTTCGGCGCAAAGCGGTGAAGGCAGCGCGTCCATGGGGGCGGAGGCCTATTGGGATGCCTTTTTCGAGGGTATGGCCGAACTGGCGCGGGAGCACAATGTGGCCCTGACCGGTGGCGATCTGAGCAAGTCGCCCATGCTCGGGGTTTCCGTCTCGGTGTGGGGCGGCCCAGCGGAGGCGGAGGGTGTTGCCGCTCCCTTCCTGCATCGCTCTGTGGCACAGGCGGGGGATTGCATTTTTATCGTGGGCGAGTTCGGCCTTGCCCGCACGGGATTCATGGCCTTGGAAAGCATGGGGCGGGATGCGGAAAATCTGTATCCGGCCGCTGTGCAGGCGCATCTGCGCCCTGTTCCCCGGGTGGCGGAAGGGCAGGCCATTGCCCGTTTTGCCGCAGCCAAGGGTGAATCCGGACGTATTGGCCTCATGGATATCTCTGATGGCCTTGCCCGCGACCTGCCGCGCCTGATCGGAGCGGACAAGGAAAGCGGTCTGAGTGTGGAGCTGGAGATTCCTGAAGAAGCCGTGCATGAAGAGGTAGCTTCCTACTGTCTTGCCAATGATCTGCATGTGTTGGAGCAGGCTACGCTGGGGGGCGAAGATTATGCGCTTATCGGTAGCTGCCCTGCTGCGTGGCTGGATGAGCTGTGCGATGCCGTGCCCGGGGTGCGGGTGTTGGGCAAGGTGGCGGAGGGCGAGGTGCATATGCTGAACGGCCTGCCGTGGGAGCCGAAAGGATTTGATCATTTTGGGTAG